A genomic window from Denticeps clupeoides chromosome 11, fDenClu1.1, whole genome shotgun sequence includes:
- the cltcl1 gene encoding clathrin heavy chain 1 isoform X1, translating to MAQILPIRFQEHLQLQNVGVNPANIGFSYLTMESDKFICIREKVGEQNQVVIIDLSDPTNPIRRPITADSAIMNPASKVIALKDASRTLQIFNMEMKSKIKAHAVTEDVMFWKWISVNTIALVTDAAVFHWSMEGDSQPVKVFDRHASLAGCQIINYRTDEQQKWLLLIGISAQQNRVVGAMQLYSVERKVSQPIEGHAAAFSQFTMEGNTQPSTLFCFTVRGQAGGKLHIIEVGQPAPGNQPFAKKAVDVFFPPEAQTDFPVAMQIGPKYGVIYLITKYGYIHLYDVETGVCIYMNRISAETIFVTAAHQSTSGIIGVNKKGQVLSVCVEEENIVSYATNVLQNADLGLRLAVRSNLPGAEELFTHKFNTLFSQGSYAEAAKVAASAPKGVLRTADTIRRFQGVAAPAGQASPLLQYFGVLLDQGQLNALEAVELCRPVLQQGRKQLLEKWLKSDKLECSEELGDLVKPVDATLALSVYLRANVPAKVIQCFAETGQFQKIVLYAKKMAYTPDWIALLRSVMRAGPDQGLQFAQMLVQEAEPVASVDQIVDVFMEGSLVQQCTSFLLDALKSNKPEEGHLQTRLLEMNLIHAPQVADAILGNQMFTHYDRTHIAQLCENAGLLQRALEHFSDLYDIKRAIVHTHLLNPEWLVNFFSSLSVDDSLECLRAMLSANLRQNLQLSVQVASKYHEQLGTHALLDVFESFRSYEGLFYFLGSIVNFSQDPDVHFKYIQAACKTGQIKEVERICRESSCYDPERVKNFLKEAKLTDQLPLIIVCDRFDFVHDLVLYLYRNSLQKYIEIYVQKVNPSRLPVVVGGLLDVDCSEDVIKNLIMVVKGQFSTDDLVDEVEKRNRLKLLLPWLESRVNEGCEEAATHNAVAKIYIDSNNNPERFLRENGHYDSPVVGRYCEKRDPHLAFVAYERGKCDGELIKVCNENSLFKSEARYLVRRKDAELWASVLDEENPFRRPLVDQVVQTALPETQDPEEVSVTVKAFMTADLPNELIELLEKIVLDNSVFSEHRNLQNLLILTAIKADRTRVMEYIDRLDNYDAPDIANIAISNQLYEEAFTIFKKFDVNTSAIQVLIEQIGNLDRAYEFAEQCGEPAVWSQLARAQLQRDLVKEAIDSYIRADDPTAYMEVVGAAGRTDNWEELVKFLQMARRKSRDSYVDTEFVFALAKTNRLAELEDFLGGPNNGHTQQVGDRCFDEAMYEAAKLLYNSVSNFARLASTLVRLGEFQAAVDSGRKANSTRTWKEVCFACVEGEEFRLAQICGLHIVTHADELEELISYYQDRGYFEELIALLEAALGLERAHMGMFTELAILYSKYKPQKMREHLELFWSRVNIPKVLRAAEAAHLWAELVFLYDKYEEYDNAVLTMIMHPSDAWREGPFKEIIAKVANLELYYKSLQFYLDYKPLLLNDLLSVLAPRLDHTRAVSFFTKVKELQLARPYLRSVQNHNNRAVNEALNTLLMQEEDYQGLRASIDAYDNFDSMVLAQMLEKHELVEFRRIAAYLYKSNGRWAQSVELCKKDKLYKDAMQYAAESQDSDLAESLLQWFLGEGHKECFAACLFSCYSLLHPDLVLELAWRHNITDFTMPYFIQVMREYLTKVDGLAQQVTVDKLEESEKQRATKEEVPEDSPLVYGQQLMLTSGPTHVPPQPGYPGYGYAAPGYAAPGYGFNIQP from the exons ctgcagaatGTGGGCGTCAATCCGGCCAACATTGGCTTCAGTTACCTGACCATGGAGTCGGACAAGTTCATCTGCATCCGGGAGAAGGTGGGCGAACAGAACCAGGTGGTCATCATCGACCTGAGCGACCCCACCAACCCCATCCGGCGCCCCATCACTGCAGACAGCGCCATCATGAACCCCGCCAGCAAGGTCATCGCCCTCAAAG ACG CCTCGCGGACCCTGCAGATCTTCAACATGGAGATGAAGAGCAAGATCAAGGCCCACGCCGTGACGGAGGACGTGATGTTCTGGAAGTGGATCTCCGTCAACACCATCGCCCTGGTGACGGACGCGGCGGTCTTCCACTGGAGCATGGAGGGCGACTCGCAGCCGGTGAAAGTGTTCGACCGGCATGCCAGCCTGGCCGGCTGTCAGATCATCAACTACAGAACCGATGAGCAACAGAAGTGGCTGCTGCTAATTGGCATCTCGGCTcag CAAAACCGCGTGGTCGGCGCCATGCAGCTGTACTCCGTGGAGAGGAAGGTGTCGCAGCCCATAGAGGGTCACGCCGCCGCCTTCAGCCAGTTCACGATGGAGGGAAACACGCAGCCCTCCACCCTCTTCTGCTTCACCGTCAGAGGCCAGGCTGGGGgcaag CTGCACATTATAGAGGTGGGTCAGCCCGCGCCGGGTAACCAGCCGTTCGCTAAGAAGGCGGTGGACGTGTTCTTCCCTCCCGAGGCCCAGACGGACTTCCCTGTGGCCATGCAG ATCGGCCCGAAATACGGCGTGATCTACCTCATCACCAAGTACGGCTACATCCACCTGTATGATGTGGAGACCGGGGTCTGCATCTACATGAACCGGATCAGCGCGGAGACCATCTTTGTGACGGCCGCTCACCAGAGCACCTCCGGCATTATAGGGGTGAACAAAAAAGGGCAG gtcctctctgtgtgtgtcgaGGAGGAGAACATCGTCAGCTACGCCACCAACGTGCTGCAGAACGCGGATCTGGGTTTGCGTCTGGCCGTGCGCAGTAATCTGCCGGGCGCCGAGGAGCTCTTCACCCACAAGTTCAACACCCTCTTCTCGCAGGGGAGCTACGCGGAGGCGGCCAAGGTGGCTGCGTCTGCTCCGAAG GGTGTGCTGCGCACAGCGGACACCATCCGGCGCTTCCAGGGCGTGGCCGCGCCCGCTGGCCAGGCCTCGCCCCTGCTGCAGTATTTCGGGGtgctgctggaccagggccagctGAACGCGCTGGAGGCGGTGGAGCTGTGCAGGCCCGTCCTGCAGCAGGGCCGCaagcagctgctggagaagtGGCTCAAGTCCGAcaag TTGGAGTGCTCCGAGGAGCTGGGGGACCTGGTGAAGCCCGTGGACGCGACGCTGGCGCTGAGCGTCTACCTGCGAGCCAACGTCCCCGCCAAGGTCATTCAGTGCTTCGCAGAGACCGGCCAGTTCCAGAAGATTGTGCTTTACGCGAAAAAG ATGGCCTACACCCCGGACTGGATCGCGCTGTTGCGGAGCGTGATGAGGGCTGGGCCAGATCAGGGCCTGCAGTTTGCTCAGATGCTCGTGCAGGAGGCGGAACCGGTGGCCAGCGTTGACCAG ATCGTGGATGTGTTCATGGAGGGCAGCCTGGTCCAGCAGTGCACTTCCTTCCTGCTGGACGCCCTGAAGAGCAACAAACCAGAGGAGGGGCACCTTCAGACGCGTCTTCTGGAGATGAACCTCATCCACGCTCCTCAG GTTGCAGACGCTATTCTGGGGAACCAGATGTTCACGCACTACGACCGCACACACATCGCCCAGCTGTGTGAGAATGCAGGCCTGCTGCAGAGAGCCCTGGAGCATTTCTCCGACCTGTACGACATCAAACGAGCCATCGTGCACACACATCTGCTCAaccctgag tggTTGGTGAACTTCTTCAGCTCCCTCTCGGTGGACGACTCTCTGGAGTGTCTGAGGGCGATGCTGTCCGCCAACCTGAGACAGAACCTGCAGCTCAGCGTCCAGGTGGCCTCCAAGTACCACGAGCAGCTGGGGACCCACGCGCTGCTGGACGTCTTCGAGTCCTTCCGGAGCTACGAGG GTCTGTTTTACTTCCTGGGATCTATAGTAAACTTCAGCCAGGACCCAGACGTCCACTTCAAGTACATCCAGGCCGCGTGCAAAACCGGGCAAATCAAAGAGGTGGAGCGCATCTGCCGAGAGAGCAGCTGCTACGACCCCGAACGGGTGAAGAACTTCCTGAAG GAAGCCAAGCTGACGGACCAGCTGCCTCTGATCATCGTGTGTGACCGCTTCGACTTCGTCCACGACCTCGTGCTCTACCTGTACCGCAACAGCCTGCAGAAGTACATCGAGATTTATGTGCAGAAG GTGAACCCCAGTCGGTTGCCGGTGGTTGTTGGTGGCCTGTTGGATGTGGACTGTTCGGAGGACGTGATAAAGAACCTCATCATGGTGGTCAAGGGCCAGTTCAGCACTGATGACCTGGTGGACGAAGTGGAGAAGAGAAACAG ACTGAAGCTCCTCCTCCCGTGGCTGGAGTCCCGAGTGAACGAGGGCTGCGAGGAAGCGGCTACCCACAATGCCGTGGCCAAGATCTACATCGACAGCAACAACAACCCGGAGCGCTTCCTGCGGGAGAACGGCCATTACGACAGCCCGGTGGTGGGCCGCTACTGCGAGAAGAGAGACCCCCACCTGGCCTTCGTGGCGTACGAGAGGGGCAAGTGTGACGGGGAACTCATCAAG GTGTGCAACGAGAACTCGCTCTTCAAAAGCGAAGCTCGCTATCTGGTACGGCGGAAAGACGCGGAACTCTGGGCCTCCGTGTTGGACGAGGAGAACCCCTTCAGGCGGCCGCTGGTGGACCAG GTGGTGCAGACGGCGCTCCCCGAGACGCAGGACCCGGAGGAGGTGTCCGTCACGGTCAAGGCCTTCATGACGGCCGACCTGCCCAACGAGCTGATCGAGCTGCTGGAGAAGATCGTGCTGGACAACTCTGTCTTCAGTGAGCACAG GAACCTGCAGAACCTACTGATCCTGACGGCCATCAAAGCCGACCGCACGCGCGTGATGGAGTACATCGACCGCCTGGACAACTACGACGCGCCAGACATCGCCAACATCGCCATCAGCAACCAGCTGTACGAGGAGGCCTTCACCATCTTCAAGAAGTTTGACGTCAACACGTCGGCCATACAG GTGCTGATTGAGCAGATCGGGAACCTGGACCGCGCGTACGAGTTCGCGGAGCAGTGCGGGGAGCCGGCGGTGTGGAGCCAGCTGGCCCGGGCGCAGCTGCAGAGGGACCTGGTCAAGGAGGCCATCGACTCCTACATCCGGGCTGATGACCCCACCGCGTACATGGAGGTGGTCGGCGCCGCGGGCAGGACCG ATAACTGGGAGGAGCTGGTGAAGTTCTTGCAGATGGCACGCCGGAAGTCAAGGGATTCGTACGTCGACACGGAGTTCGTCTTCGCTCTAGCCAAAACCAACCGGCTGGCCGAGCTGGAGGACTTCCTGGGCGGCCCCAACAACGGCCACACACAGCAG GTCGGGGACCGTTGTTTTGACGAGGCCATGTACGAGGCGGCGAAGCTGCTCTACAACAGCGTGTCCAACTTCGCCCGCCTGGCCTCCACGCTGGTGCGCCTGGGAGAGTTCCAGGCGGCCGTGGACAGCGGCCGCAAAGCCAACTCCACCCGCACCTGGAAGGAG GTGTGCTTCGCGTGCGTAGAGGGGGAGGAGTTTAGGCTGGCCCAAATCTGCGGCCTACACATCGTCACCCACGCGGACGAGTTGGAGGAGCTCATCAGCTACTATCAG GACCGTGGCTACTTTGAAGAGCTGATCGCGCTGCTGGAGGCGGCCCTGGGTTTGGAGCGCGCTCACATGGGCATGTTCACCGAACTGGCCATCCTCTACTCCAAATACAAGCCGCAGAAGATGAGGGAGCACCTGGAGCTCTTCTGGTCCAGAGTCAACATCCCCAAG GTGCTGCGTGCCGCAGAGGCAGCCCACTTGTGGGCGGAGCTCGTGTTCCTGTATGATAAGTATGAAGAGTACGACAACGCCGTCCTGACCATGATCATGCACCCCAGTGATGCATGGAGGGAGGGGCCTTTTAAAGAGATCATAGccaag GTGGCGAACTTGGAGCTCTACTACAAATCCCTGCAGTTTTATTTGGACTATAAACCTTTGTTGCTTAACGACCTCCTGAGTGTCCTAGCGCCACGCCTTGACCACACCCGAGCAGTCAGCTTCTTCACAAAG GTGAAGGAGCTTCAGCTCGCGAGGCCGTACCTGCGCTCCGTACAGAACCACAACAACCGAGCCGTCAACGAGGCGTTAAACACGCTGCTGATGCAGGAGGAGGACTACCAG GGGTTGCGGGCCTCCATAGATGCATACGACAACTTCGACAGCATGGTACTGGCGCAGATGCTGGAGAAGCACGAGCTGGTAGAGTTCCGGCGCATTGCTGCGTACTTATATAAAAGCAACGGACGCTGGGCACAAAGCGTGGAGCTCTGCAAGAAGGACAAACTCTACAAG GATGCGATGCAATACGCCGCCGAGTCACAGGACTCTGACCTGGCCGAGTCCCTGCTGCAGTGGTTTCTGGGAGAGGGCCATAAGGAATGCTTCGCCGCCTGCCTTTTCTCCTGCTACTCCCTGCTCCATCCAGACCTGGTGCTGGAGCTGGCATGGAGGCACAACATCACCGACTTCACCATGCCCTATTTCATCCAGGTCATGAGGGAGTATCTCACCAAG GTGGATGGGTTAGCGCAGCAGGTGACG GTGGATAAACTGGAGGAGTCTGAGAAACAAAGAGCCACTAAGGAGGAAGTGCCAGAAGACTCACCTTTAGTGTATG gtCAGCAACTGATGTTGACCTCGGGTCCCACCCATGTGCCCCCCCAGCCCGGTTACCCCGGCTACGGCTATGCTGCTCCTGGTTATGCCGCACCGGGCTACGGGTTCAACATTCAGCCTTAA
- the cltcl1 gene encoding clathrin heavy chain 1 isoform X5, giving the protein MAQILPIRFQEHLQLQNVGVNPANIGFSYLTMESDKFICIREKVGEQNQVVIIDLSDPTNPIRRPITADSAIMNPASKVIALKDASRTLQIFNMEMKSKIKAHAVTEDVMFWKWISVNTIALVTDAAVFHWSMEGDSQPVKVFDRHASLAGCQIINYRTDEQQKWLLLIGISAQQNRVVGAMQLYSVERKVSQPIEGHAAAFSQFTMEGNTQPSTLFCFTVRGQAGGKLHIIEVGQPAPGNQPFAKKAVDVFFPPEAQTDFPVAMQIGPKYGVIYLITKYGYIHLYDVETGVCIYMNRISAETIFVTAAHQSTSGIIGVNKKGQVLSVCVEEENIVSYATNVLQNADLGLRLAVRSNLPGAEELFTHKFNTLFSQGSYAEAAKVAASAPKGVLRTADTIRRFQGVAAPAGQASPLLQYFGVLLDQGQLNALEAVELCRPVLQQGRKQLLEKWLKSDKLECSEELGDLVKPVDATLALSVYLRANVPAKVIQCFAETGQFQKIVLYAKKMAYTPDWIALLRSVMRAGPDQGLQFAQMLVQEAEPVASVDQIVDVFMEGSLVQQCTSFLLDALKSNKPEEGHLQTRLLEMNLIHAPQVADAILGNQMFTHYDRTHIAQLCENAGLLQRALEHFSDLYDIKRAIVHTHLLNPEWLVNFFSSLSVDDSLECLRAMLSANLRQNLQLSVQVASKYHEQLGTHALLDVFESFRSYEGLFYFLGSIVNFSQDPDVHFKYIQAACKTGQIKEVERICRESSCYDPERVKNFLKEAKLTDQLPLIIVCDRFDFVHDLVLYLYRNSLQKYIEIYVQKVNPSRLPVVVGGLLDVDCSEDVIKNLIMVVKGQFSTDDLVDEVEKRNRLKLLLPWLESRVNEGCEEAATHNAVAKIYIDSNNNPERFLRENGHYDSPVVGRYCEKRDPHLAFVAYERGKCDGELIKVCNENSLFKSEARYLVRRKDAELWASVLDEENPFRRPLVDQVVQTALPETQDPEEVSVTVKAFMTADLPNELIELLEKIVLDNSVFSEHRNLQNLLILTAIKADRTRVMEYIDRLDNYDAPDIANIAISNQLYEEAFTIFKKFDVNTSAIQVLIEQIGNLDRAYEFAEQCGEPAVWSQLARAQLQRDLVKEAIDSYIRADDPTAYMEVVGAAGRTDNWEELVKFLQMARRKSRDSYVDTEFVFALAKTNRLAELEDFLGGPNNGHTQQVGDRCFDEAMYEAAKLLYNSVSNFARLASTLVRLGEFQAAVDSGRKANSTRTWKEVCFACVEGEEFRLAQICGLHIVTHADELEELISYYQDRGYFEELIALLEAALGLERAHMGMFTELAILYSKYKPQKMREHLELFWSRVNIPKVLRAAEAAHLWAELVFLYDKYEEYDNAVLTMIMHPSDAWREGPFKEIIAKVANLELYYKSLQFYLDYKPLLLNDLLSVLAPRLDHTRAVSFFTKTLWVLRSSLR; this is encoded by the exons ctgcagaatGTGGGCGTCAATCCGGCCAACATTGGCTTCAGTTACCTGACCATGGAGTCGGACAAGTTCATCTGCATCCGGGAGAAGGTGGGCGAACAGAACCAGGTGGTCATCATCGACCTGAGCGACCCCACCAACCCCATCCGGCGCCCCATCACTGCAGACAGCGCCATCATGAACCCCGCCAGCAAGGTCATCGCCCTCAAAG ACG CCTCGCGGACCCTGCAGATCTTCAACATGGAGATGAAGAGCAAGATCAAGGCCCACGCCGTGACGGAGGACGTGATGTTCTGGAAGTGGATCTCCGTCAACACCATCGCCCTGGTGACGGACGCGGCGGTCTTCCACTGGAGCATGGAGGGCGACTCGCAGCCGGTGAAAGTGTTCGACCGGCATGCCAGCCTGGCCGGCTGTCAGATCATCAACTACAGAACCGATGAGCAACAGAAGTGGCTGCTGCTAATTGGCATCTCGGCTcag CAAAACCGCGTGGTCGGCGCCATGCAGCTGTACTCCGTGGAGAGGAAGGTGTCGCAGCCCATAGAGGGTCACGCCGCCGCCTTCAGCCAGTTCACGATGGAGGGAAACACGCAGCCCTCCACCCTCTTCTGCTTCACCGTCAGAGGCCAGGCTGGGGgcaag CTGCACATTATAGAGGTGGGTCAGCCCGCGCCGGGTAACCAGCCGTTCGCTAAGAAGGCGGTGGACGTGTTCTTCCCTCCCGAGGCCCAGACGGACTTCCCTGTGGCCATGCAG ATCGGCCCGAAATACGGCGTGATCTACCTCATCACCAAGTACGGCTACATCCACCTGTATGATGTGGAGACCGGGGTCTGCATCTACATGAACCGGATCAGCGCGGAGACCATCTTTGTGACGGCCGCTCACCAGAGCACCTCCGGCATTATAGGGGTGAACAAAAAAGGGCAG gtcctctctgtgtgtgtcgaGGAGGAGAACATCGTCAGCTACGCCACCAACGTGCTGCAGAACGCGGATCTGGGTTTGCGTCTGGCCGTGCGCAGTAATCTGCCGGGCGCCGAGGAGCTCTTCACCCACAAGTTCAACACCCTCTTCTCGCAGGGGAGCTACGCGGAGGCGGCCAAGGTGGCTGCGTCTGCTCCGAAG GGTGTGCTGCGCACAGCGGACACCATCCGGCGCTTCCAGGGCGTGGCCGCGCCCGCTGGCCAGGCCTCGCCCCTGCTGCAGTATTTCGGGGtgctgctggaccagggccagctGAACGCGCTGGAGGCGGTGGAGCTGTGCAGGCCCGTCCTGCAGCAGGGCCGCaagcagctgctggagaagtGGCTCAAGTCCGAcaag TTGGAGTGCTCCGAGGAGCTGGGGGACCTGGTGAAGCCCGTGGACGCGACGCTGGCGCTGAGCGTCTACCTGCGAGCCAACGTCCCCGCCAAGGTCATTCAGTGCTTCGCAGAGACCGGCCAGTTCCAGAAGATTGTGCTTTACGCGAAAAAG ATGGCCTACACCCCGGACTGGATCGCGCTGTTGCGGAGCGTGATGAGGGCTGGGCCAGATCAGGGCCTGCAGTTTGCTCAGATGCTCGTGCAGGAGGCGGAACCGGTGGCCAGCGTTGACCAG ATCGTGGATGTGTTCATGGAGGGCAGCCTGGTCCAGCAGTGCACTTCCTTCCTGCTGGACGCCCTGAAGAGCAACAAACCAGAGGAGGGGCACCTTCAGACGCGTCTTCTGGAGATGAACCTCATCCACGCTCCTCAG GTTGCAGACGCTATTCTGGGGAACCAGATGTTCACGCACTACGACCGCACACACATCGCCCAGCTGTGTGAGAATGCAGGCCTGCTGCAGAGAGCCCTGGAGCATTTCTCCGACCTGTACGACATCAAACGAGCCATCGTGCACACACATCTGCTCAaccctgag tggTTGGTGAACTTCTTCAGCTCCCTCTCGGTGGACGACTCTCTGGAGTGTCTGAGGGCGATGCTGTCCGCCAACCTGAGACAGAACCTGCAGCTCAGCGTCCAGGTGGCCTCCAAGTACCACGAGCAGCTGGGGACCCACGCGCTGCTGGACGTCTTCGAGTCCTTCCGGAGCTACGAGG GTCTGTTTTACTTCCTGGGATCTATAGTAAACTTCAGCCAGGACCCAGACGTCCACTTCAAGTACATCCAGGCCGCGTGCAAAACCGGGCAAATCAAAGAGGTGGAGCGCATCTGCCGAGAGAGCAGCTGCTACGACCCCGAACGGGTGAAGAACTTCCTGAAG GAAGCCAAGCTGACGGACCAGCTGCCTCTGATCATCGTGTGTGACCGCTTCGACTTCGTCCACGACCTCGTGCTCTACCTGTACCGCAACAGCCTGCAGAAGTACATCGAGATTTATGTGCAGAAG GTGAACCCCAGTCGGTTGCCGGTGGTTGTTGGTGGCCTGTTGGATGTGGACTGTTCGGAGGACGTGATAAAGAACCTCATCATGGTGGTCAAGGGCCAGTTCAGCACTGATGACCTGGTGGACGAAGTGGAGAAGAGAAACAG ACTGAAGCTCCTCCTCCCGTGGCTGGAGTCCCGAGTGAACGAGGGCTGCGAGGAAGCGGCTACCCACAATGCCGTGGCCAAGATCTACATCGACAGCAACAACAACCCGGAGCGCTTCCTGCGGGAGAACGGCCATTACGACAGCCCGGTGGTGGGCCGCTACTGCGAGAAGAGAGACCCCCACCTGGCCTTCGTGGCGTACGAGAGGGGCAAGTGTGACGGGGAACTCATCAAG GTGTGCAACGAGAACTCGCTCTTCAAAAGCGAAGCTCGCTATCTGGTACGGCGGAAAGACGCGGAACTCTGGGCCTCCGTGTTGGACGAGGAGAACCCCTTCAGGCGGCCGCTGGTGGACCAG GTGGTGCAGACGGCGCTCCCCGAGACGCAGGACCCGGAGGAGGTGTCCGTCACGGTCAAGGCCTTCATGACGGCCGACCTGCCCAACGAGCTGATCGAGCTGCTGGAGAAGATCGTGCTGGACAACTCTGTCTTCAGTGAGCACAG GAACCTGCAGAACCTACTGATCCTGACGGCCATCAAAGCCGACCGCACGCGCGTGATGGAGTACATCGACCGCCTGGACAACTACGACGCGCCAGACATCGCCAACATCGCCATCAGCAACCAGCTGTACGAGGAGGCCTTCACCATCTTCAAGAAGTTTGACGTCAACACGTCGGCCATACAG GTGCTGATTGAGCAGATCGGGAACCTGGACCGCGCGTACGAGTTCGCGGAGCAGTGCGGGGAGCCGGCGGTGTGGAGCCAGCTGGCCCGGGCGCAGCTGCAGAGGGACCTGGTCAAGGAGGCCATCGACTCCTACATCCGGGCTGATGACCCCACCGCGTACATGGAGGTGGTCGGCGCCGCGGGCAGGACCG ATAACTGGGAGGAGCTGGTGAAGTTCTTGCAGATGGCACGCCGGAAGTCAAGGGATTCGTACGTCGACACGGAGTTCGTCTTCGCTCTAGCCAAAACCAACCGGCTGGCCGAGCTGGAGGACTTCCTGGGCGGCCCCAACAACGGCCACACACAGCAG GTCGGGGACCGTTGTTTTGACGAGGCCATGTACGAGGCGGCGAAGCTGCTCTACAACAGCGTGTCCAACTTCGCCCGCCTGGCCTCCACGCTGGTGCGCCTGGGAGAGTTCCAGGCGGCCGTGGACAGCGGCCGCAAAGCCAACTCCACCCGCACCTGGAAGGAG GTGTGCTTCGCGTGCGTAGAGGGGGAGGAGTTTAGGCTGGCCCAAATCTGCGGCCTACACATCGTCACCCACGCGGACGAGTTGGAGGAGCTCATCAGCTACTATCAG GACCGTGGCTACTTTGAAGAGCTGATCGCGCTGCTGGAGGCGGCCCTGGGTTTGGAGCGCGCTCACATGGGCATGTTCACCGAACTGGCCATCCTCTACTCCAAATACAAGCCGCAGAAGATGAGGGAGCACCTGGAGCTCTTCTGGTCCAGAGTCAACATCCCCAAG GTGCTGCGTGCCGCAGAGGCAGCCCACTTGTGGGCGGAGCTCGTGTTCCTGTATGATAAGTATGAAGAGTACGACAACGCCGTCCTGACCATGATCATGCACCCCAGTGATGCATGGAGGGAGGGGCCTTTTAAAGAGATCATAGccaag GTGGCGAACTTGGAGCTCTACTACAAATCCCTGCAGTTTTATTTGGACTATAAACCTTTGTTGCTTAACGACCTCCTGAGTGTCCTAGCGCCACGCCTTGACCACACCCGAGCAGTCAGCTTCTTCACAAAG aCTCTGTGGGTGTTGCGCTCTTCTCTCAGGTGA